From a single Andrena cerasifolii isolate SP2316 chromosome 8, iyAndCera1_principal, whole genome shotgun sequence genomic region:
- the Nop60b gene encoding dyskerin pseudouridine synthase 1 Nop60B, which produces MAETDKSKKKSKKKSLGEIQATMKCQVEPSDEPVKLEYKDWPLLFKNFNKMLTRTKHFTPLTSGSTPLHRTLSEYVKSGCINLDKPCNPSSHEVVAWIKRILKVEKTGHSGTLDPKVSGCLIVCIDRATRLAKSQQSAGKEYVAVFKLHSAPESLQKVSQALEKLRGALFQRPPLISAVKRQLRVRTVYDSWFLDYDDERNMGVFKVSCEAGSYIRTICVHLGLFLGTGCQMQELRRNRSGVQSENDGMVTMHDILDAQWLYENHGDESYLRRVIKPLEALLVNHKRIIVKDSAVNAICYGAKIMLPGILMYDDGIELNQEIVIVTTKGEAIALAVALMTSPTMAACDHGVAAKIKRVIMERDAYPRKWGLGPKASVKKRMILEGKLDKHGKPNENTPADWLANYTDYSAVTIKTEENGVTDAAGKKRKREETGPQPAADVTIKEEEVEDPELTSPKEKKKEKKEKKKKKKKDKTESEADDSVVAEGAIEESPAKEEKKKKKKKKDKDHEPEQEQEAAPASS; this is translated from the exons ATGGCAGAAACTG ACAAGAGTAAgaagaaaagtaaaaagaaatCGCTTGGCGAAATTCAAGCGACGATGAAGTGCCAAGTCGAACCTTCCGACGAGCCCGTAAAGCTCGAGTACAAGGACTGGCCTCTTTTATTTAAG aattttaataaaatgctgACGCGCACAAAACATTTTACGCCTCTAACCAGTGGTTCGACGCCGCTACATCGTACTTTATCAGAGTACGTAAAATCCGGGTGCATTAATCTCGACAAGCCGTGTAATCCATCTTCGCACGAAGTCGTGGCGTGGATAAAGAGAATTTTAAAAGTAGAGAAGACTGGTCACTCCGGCACCTTGGATCCCAAGGTATCTGGTTGCTTGATAGTATGTATCGATAGAGCGACTAGACTAGCTAAGTCGCAACAGTCCGCTGGGAAAGAGTACGTTGCAGTTTTCAAATTGCACTCCGCTCCTGAAAGTCTACAGAAG GTGAGTCAAGCGCTGGAGAAATTGCGCGGCGCACTGTTCCAACGGCCACCGCTCATATCCGCAGTTAAGCGCCAGCTTCGTGTCAGAACAGTTTACGACAGTTGGTTCCTCGACTATGACGACGAACGAAATATGGGAGTGTTCAAAGTTAGTTGCGAGGCTGGTTCTTACATTAGAACTATTTGTGTTCACCTTGGCCTCTTCTTAGGCACCGGTTGCCAGATGCAAGAACTGCGCAGAAACCGTTCGGGCGTGCAATCTGAGAACGATGGTATGGTTACTATGCACGATATACTGGATGCCCAATGGTTGTACGAAAACCATGGCGACGAGTCGTATTTAAGGAGAGTGATTAAACCTCTCGAAGCTCTACTcgtaaatcacaaaagaattatTGTGAAAGATAGCGCG GTAAATGCTATTTGCTATGGAGCTAAAATTATGCTGCCTGGTATTCTGATGTATGACGATGGCATTGAATTAAACCAGGAAATCGTAATAGTAACAACTAAGGGCGAAGCTATAGCACttg CTGTAGCGTTAATGACATCTCCTACGATGGCAGCGTGCGATCACGGTGTAGCTGCGAAAATTAAAAGAGTAATCATGGAGAGGGATGCGTATCCGAGAAAATGGGGTTTGGGCCCAAAGGCTTCTGTAAAGAAACGCATGATACTcgaaggaaagttagataagcATGGAAAGCCAAATGAAAATACACCTGCTGATTGGTTAGCAAATTACACAGACTACTCTGCAGTTACGATTAAG ACTGAGGAAAATGGCGTTACCGATGCGGCTGGTAAAAAGCGCAAACGGGAAGAGACGGGCCCACAACCTGCAGCAGATGTTACGATAAAGGAAGAGGAAGTTGAAGATCCGGAGTTAacatcgccaaaagagaagaagaaggagaagaaagagaagaagaagaagaagaaaaaggacaAGACTGAATCCGAGGCCGATGATTCAGTGGTAGCTGAAGGTGCAATTGAG GAATCGCCGGcaaaggaggaaaagaagaaaaagaagaagaagaaagataaAGATCATGAACCGGAACAGGAACAAGAAGCAGCACCAGCTTCAAGTTga
- the Cdc45 gene encoding cell division cycle protein 45: protein MFVENLERGFYRLIRDDRCLLLVNFDIDAICACRILQQLFKNDNMIYTLVPVQGIQDMVHAFEENCEEIKNVIFINCGGTLDLVELLQPAESVIFYILDSHRPYDLCNIYSEDQVRILGKADEDEEIPEYNEIFRDESSDEDDANEESDGEESQRKRRRLNEEDIVRRAERRKWSEKRDTVLFNYTQYSYYGRSSAMLVFDMAWNMSKDSLDMVWWAIIGSTEQAILGKIESRLSVLEEGSLQAHVSRLTHKQGGEVDRQPHQEQQQSTFRITYDKDLSLALYRHWTVEASLRHSVPTAVSLRLWSIRGEQRLKELLAEMGLPLAQSKQRFSAMDLVLRQEFRQMVEKLAGKYKVDTIIGTSFTLQYGYRFKYCASDVVYAMLALMESSSKDKLPQRCFLEALDCLSRTKKDILQSGVEKAKLMLSSIFKTAQSILQMKQIRSAGSFLYTIIPEGVADNHVFAHPHSLMMLAQFTLKAYVDSSKNRRAPEWPLIVSSICNREDGTCLVVGIPPVCEDQPRSLFGRAFEQAAKNTNSYIEADYFDTTIIRLKTEERSKFLDALAALLA from the exons ATGTTCGTGGAAAACTTAGAGAGAGGTTTCTACCGTTTGATAAGGGACGAT AGGTGTCTGCTGCTAGTTAATTTTGATATCGACGCCATTTGTGCCTGCAGAATTTtgcaacaactttttaaaaatgacaATATGATATATACACTGGTGCCTGTACAAGGTATCCAGGATATGGTTCATGCCTTCGAAGAGAATTGCGAGGAG ataaagaatgttatttttataaattgcgGCGGCACATTAGACTTAGTGGAATTACTGCAACCGGCAGAATCTGtgatattttatattcttgATAGCCATAGGCCCTATGatttatgtaatatatattcGGAAGATCAAGTACGCATACTTGGGAAGGCTGACGAAGATGAAGAGATTCCTGAATACAATGAGATCTTCCGAGACGAATCG TCTGACGAGGATGATGCGAACGAAGAATCGGACGGTGAGGAATCTCAGAGGAAAAGACGAAGGTTAAACGAAGAAGATATTGTTAGAAGGGCTGAACGAAGGAAGTGGTCAGAAAAAAGGGACACTGTTCTGTTCAATTATACGCAATACAGTTACTATGGCAGATCA AGTGCAATGCTTGTTTTCGATATGGCGTGGAATATGTCAAAAGACAGTTTGGACATGGTTTGGTGGGCTATAATCGGTTCCACCGAACAAGCTATTCTTGGTAAGATAGAATCAAGATTGAGTGTCCTAGAAGAGGGATCACTCCAAGCTCATGTGTCCAGATTAACTCACAAACAGGGAGGCGAAGTTGACAGGCAACCGCATCAAGAACAGCAGCAGAGTACATTCAGAATTACTTACGACAAAGA TCTTTCACTCGCGTTGTATCGACACTGGACTGTAGAAGCTAGTTTGAGACATTCGGTACCCACTGCAGTATCGTTAAGACTTTGGTCGATCAGAGGAGAGCAACGGTTAAAGGAGCTGCTAGCAGAAATGGGATTACCTCTGGCGCAATCGAAGCAGCGATTTTCCGCAATGGATCTTGTGCTTAGACAAGAGTTTCGGCAAATGGTCGAGAAATTAGCGGGGAAGTATAAAGTAGACACTATCATCGGGACAAGCTTTACCCTTCAGTACGGTTACAGATTTAAGTACTGTGCTTCGGATGTAGTTTACGCTATGCTTGCTCTAATGGAGTCTTCT TCGAAGGACAAGTTGCCGCAACGTTGTTTCTTAGAAGCATTGGACTGTTTGTCACGCACGAAAAAGGATATTTTACAAAGCGGCGTAGAAAAAGCGAAGCTTATGCTTAGCAGTATTTTTAAGACGGCCCAGAGTATTTTACAAATGAAACAGATCAGAAGCGCCGGTTCGTTTCTTTACACAATCATCCCAGAAGGGGTGGCTGACAACCACGTGTTCGCGCATCCGCATTCGTTAATGATGCTAGCGCAATTTACTCTGAAGGCTTACGTAGATTCTTCGAAAAACAGGCGAGCGCCAGAATGGCCGCTTATAGTCTCTTCGATATGTAACAGAGAAGATGGCACGTGCCTTGTGGTTGGTATACCACCAGTTTGCGAGGACCAGCCGAGAAG tCTATTTGGAAGGGCCTTCGAACAAGCGGCGAAAAATACAAACTCTTACATAGAAGCGGACTACTTTGACACTACAA TAATAAGACTGAAAACCGAAGAAAGATCAAAATTTCTGGACGCTTTGGCAGCTCTCCTAGCGTGA